From the Bacteroidales bacterium genome, one window contains:
- a CDS encoding GEVED domain-containing protein, producing the protein MKEYASSFIGMLWLLSVSLSLNAQDQQITPTRVITGEYLGETPPLRDLPTLTEADWQRMVEKAERKLLNPKLRTRSYPFAATALPQGPDPVWQRQGGADRISRAPILNFNGQDSPYYPPDANGSVGPNHYMQTINTVYAIYDKSGMLVAGPSALNTLFAGVAGSTCNDGDPIVLYDEQANRWLVAEFSICGSNDYLLVAVSTTSDPTGTWHKYSFDVADMPDYPKFGIWRDGYYLGTNNSTGNDIYVLERDQMLIGGTAQAVGFNNPWRPTTIDGFMCVPPLDNDGPFAPEGEPGLFITINDDAIGGGSDQLWIYELDVDWTTPSSSTFTRSQQVNVAAFDSNFGSNWDNIKQLGTSQELDAIPQVIMNPPQYRNFNTYETILCCHTVDVDATDHAGIRWYELRRVSGGDWTVRQQGTYAPDSHSRWMGSIVLNGQNEIGLGYSVSSSSIYPAIRYCGQSADGYATASGILDVPEEIIQDGVYFQSSYNRWGDYSGMQVDPTDDDTFWFTSEYIGTGGARKTKIASFIIGTMPLAANFSASTTTPLPGGTVAFTDLSTGSPTSWSWEFEGGTPATSTLENPTVTYDTIGIYDVTLTVSDGDESDTETKTNYIQVDLAYCASGSADYSDEWIAQVAFGSFTKNSGAAGYSNFTSDTIPVNSGETYSIILTPAYAGTVYAEYWKIWIDYNHDGDFSDSGEEVFTASNKKNAVTGSVAIPSDLSVTTRMRVSMKYGSAPGYCESFTYGEVEDFTILIGPETPADSYVYLKTFLQGAYNTATDLMRTDLNAGSYLPLLQPYATTPLAYEGTESVTSFNADAVDWVVVELRTDTLASTLVARQSALLLSNGWIVGTDQVNPPLFNEIVQGNSYYVVIYHRNHFPVMTASAIILPNTQATRYDLTASAANAYRTSNAVFPLETGVYGQIAGDVNWDKLLRYSGANNDKSYVFVRIGSLIPSPAMNDIVTGYYPEDVDMNGIIRYSGTGNDPAMIFTNIDYFTDPTYTTSTWISVVPVNY; encoded by the coding sequence ATGAAAGAATATGCTTCTTCGTTCATCGGAATGCTTTGGCTGTTATCTGTCTCCTTATCCCTGAACGCCCAGGATCAACAGATCACACCCACACGTGTCATTACCGGTGAATACCTTGGGGAAACCCCGCCATTACGGGATTTGCCGACCCTCACTGAGGCCGACTGGCAACGTATGGTGGAAAAAGCAGAACGAAAATTGCTCAATCCCAAGCTACGGACACGATCATATCCTTTTGCAGCCACAGCGCTTCCCCAGGGCCCGGATCCGGTTTGGCAAAGGCAAGGTGGGGCCGATCGCATTTCCAGGGCCCCAATCCTTAACTTCAACGGGCAGGATTCGCCCTACTACCCTCCTGATGCCAATGGTTCCGTGGGGCCCAACCATTATATGCAAACCATCAATACGGTTTATGCCATCTATGATAAATCCGGAATGCTGGTTGCCGGCCCCTCCGCTTTGAATACGCTTTTCGCAGGCGTCGCCGGATCTACGTGCAACGATGGCGATCCCATCGTCCTGTATGATGAGCAGGCTAACAGATGGCTGGTAGCCGAATTTTCCATTTGCGGCTCAAACGACTACCTGCTGGTAGCTGTGTCAACTACCAGCGATCCAACCGGTACCTGGCACAAATACTCCTTCGATGTTGCCGACATGCCCGATTATCCGAAGTTCGGGATCTGGCGGGATGGATATTACCTGGGCACCAATAATTCGACGGGCAATGACATTTATGTCCTTGAAAGAGATCAAATGCTCATCGGTGGCACGGCTCAGGCTGTTGGTTTCAACAATCCCTGGCGCCCGACCACGATCGACGGTTTCATGTGCGTGCCGCCACTGGATAACGACGGCCCTTTTGCCCCCGAAGGTGAACCGGGCCTGTTCATAACCATCAACGATGATGCGATCGGCGGCGGCAGCGACCAGCTCTGGATCTACGAACTGGATGTTGACTGGACAACGCCTTCCAGCTCCACCTTCACCCGTTCCCAACAAGTGAACGTGGCAGCTTTCGACAGCAATTTCGGCAGCAACTGGGACAACATCAAACAGCTGGGAACCTCGCAGGAACTGGACGCCATTCCCCAGGTGATCATGAATCCACCTCAGTACCGGAATTTCAACACCTATGAGACGATTCTCTGTTGTCATACGGTTGATGTGGATGCCACCGACCACGCCGGGATCCGATGGTATGAACTGCGGAGGGTTTCCGGCGGGGACTGGACGGTGAGGCAGCAGGGGACGTATGCTCCGGACAGTCATTCCCGGTGGATGGGAAGCATTGTGCTGAACGGGCAGAACGAGATCGGCCTGGGATATTCTGTTTCCAGCTCTTCCATCTACCCGGCCATTCGCTACTGCGGACAGTCAGCTGATGGATATGCCACCGCCAGCGGCATCCTCGATGTACCGGAGGAGATCATCCAGGATGGCGTTTATTTTCAGTCATCCTATAACCGCTGGGGTGATTATTCGGGCATGCAGGTTGATCCCACGGATGATGACACTTTCTGGTTCACCTCTGAGTACATCGGGACCGGGGGCGCACGGAAAACCAAAATTGCCAGCTTTATCATCGGCACGATGCCGCTGGCGGCCAATTTTTCAGCAAGCACGACCACACCGCTCCCCGGGGGGACCGTTGCTTTCACGGACCTCTCCACTGGCAGTCCAACTTCCTGGTCCTGGGAGTTTGAGGGTGGCACACCAGCCACCAGCACCCTGGAAAACCCAACAGTGACCTATGACACGATCGGGATCTATGATGTCACCCTGACTGTGAGCGATGGGGATGAAAGCGACACAGAAACCAAGACGAATTACATTCAGGTCGATCTGGCCTATTGTGCTTCAGGTAGCGCTGACTATTCGGATGAATGGATCGCGCAGGTCGCCTTTGGTTCCTTTACCAAAAATTCCGGTGCTGCAGGCTATTCCAATTTCACTTCCGACACCATTCCTGTCAATTCGGGAGAAACTTACAGTATCATCCTGACTCCAGCATATGCAGGCACTGTGTATGCTGAATACTGGAAGATCTGGATCGATTACAATCATGATGGGGACTTTTCGGATTCCGGCGAAGAGGTCTTTACGGCCAGCAATAAAAAAAACGCGGTTACCGGTTCAGTGGCTATTCCTTCTGATTTATCCGTAACCACAAGGATGCGTGTTTCCATGAAGTATGGCAGTGCTCCCGGTTACTGTGAATCGTTCACTTACGGGGAGGTTGAGGATTTTACCATCCTGATCGGTCCTGAAACACCTGCAGACAGTTATGTATACCTGAAGACCTTCCTGCAGGGAGCCTACAACACCGCCACGGACCTGATGCGGACCGACCTGAATGCAGGCAGCTACTTACCCCTCCTTCAACCCTATGCAACCACACCCCTGGCTTACGAAGGCACCGAGTCGGTAACCTCCTTTAACGCCGATGCAGTGGACTGGGTCGTTGTTGAGCTCCGAACGGATACGCTGGCCAGCACCCTGGTGGCACGACAGTCAGCCCTTCTGCTGAGCAATGGGTGGATTGTCGGCACCGATCAGGTCAATCCGCCGTTATTCAATGAGATTGTCCAGGGAAATTCTTATTATGTGGTCATCTATCACCGCAATCACTTTCCGGTGATGACCGCCAGCGCCATTATCCTTCCCAATACCCAGGCCACCAGGTATGACCTGACGGCCTCCGCCGCCAATGCATACAGAACCTCCAACGCGGTCTTCCCCCTTGAAACAGGAGTTTACGGGCAAATAGCCGGGGACGTCAACTGGGATAAACTGTTAAGGTACAGTGGAGCGAACAATGATAAATCCTATGTGTTTGTCCGGATCGGATCGCTGATCCCCTCCCCTGCAATGAACGATATCGTCACCGGTTACTATCCGGAAGACGTGGATATGAATGGAATCATTCGCTACAGCGGTACAGGGAACGATCCGGCGATGATCTTCACCAACATTGATTATTTTACCGACCCGACATACACTACCAGTACCTGGATTAGTGTTGTGCCGGTCAATTACTGA
- a CDS encoding mechanosensitive ion channel codes for MKNFDQVVDWFHSVWNLELFHLGESIFTTRTIILLIISLFLLLFLASKIRKLLVKKIFPRYNLDVGVSQAIANIVRYFLVLLGLLIIFQTTGIDLSALGILIGALGIGIGFGLQSVTNNFISGIIILFERPVKVGDRVEIDDLSGNIVKISARATTIITNDNITVIVPNSDFINSRVINWSHNDRNVRLNFPVGVSYKEDPEMIRKILIQVADENPGVLKNPRPEVLFDEFADSSLNFILRVWTSEYIDTPIILKSQLYYAIFTRFKENAIEIPYPQRDIHLRTGFEMD; via the coding sequence ATGAAGAATTTCGATCAAGTAGTAGATTGGTTTCATTCGGTATGGAACCTTGAATTGTTCCACCTCGGTGAAAGTATTTTCACCACCAGGACTATCATTCTTCTGATAATTTCTCTTTTTCTGCTTTTGTTTCTGGCGTCAAAGATCCGAAAACTGCTCGTAAAAAAAATATTCCCAAGGTATAACCTCGATGTTGGTGTTAGCCAGGCCATTGCAAACATTGTGCGTTACTTTCTTGTCCTGCTGGGATTGCTGATCATATTCCAGACCACCGGAATCGACCTGAGCGCTCTGGGAATACTGATAGGAGCGCTGGGAATTGGGATCGGATTCGGATTACAAAGTGTCACCAATAATTTTATCAGCGGCATTATCATCCTTTTTGAAAGGCCTGTAAAGGTGGGTGACAGAGTTGAAATTGACGACCTCTCTGGTAATATTGTGAAGATTTCAGCCAGGGCCACCACCATCATCACCAACGACAATATCACCGTCATTGTACCCAATTCTGATTTTATTAATTCAAGGGTCATTAACTGGAGTCATAATGACAGAAATGTCAGGTTGAATTTCCCGGTTGGGGTGTCCTACAAGGAGGATCCCGAAATGATCCGTAAAATCCTGATTCAGGTTGCGGATGAAAATCCGGGTGTTTTGAAAAACCCCAGGCCCGAGGTGCTTTTTGATGAGTTTGCCGATAGCAGCCTCAACTTTATCCTGCGTGTATGGACTTCCGAATACATTGATACACCCATAATTCTGAAAAGCCAGCTATATTATGCCATATTTACCAGGTTCAAGGAAAATGCGATTGAGATCCCCTATCCGCAGCGGGATATCCATTTGAGAACAGGGTTTGAAATGGATTGA
- a CDS encoding mechanosensitive ion channel, which produces MKFIIALLIALLIFLALKLIGFLLKYLSYRFARMGFLHHLRVVLGFIAWLFFIFWAMDYLFRNEFFFPYLLSVLILLVVGFLGWYLLRDLFAGIVFRVKYSLKKGTHIRAGEISGIIQSQHLTCLKIITDDGQMLRVPYSRINHEMIIERVQPGVLKGTVVHLLVDSSLSKYQVETLIHDTILNLPWSSLKEEPAIRFLQENEKEHRVVVTFYTLSAKHARLIEAALVEIPSVRMKAG; this is translated from the coding sequence ATGAAGTTTATCATTGCGCTCCTTATTGCCTTGCTGATCTTTCTGGCACTGAAACTTATCGGATTCCTGTTGAAATATCTGTCGTACCGGTTCGCCAGAATGGGTTTTCTGCATCATCTCAGGGTGGTACTCGGATTTATCGCCTGGCTGTTCTTTATCTTTTGGGCGATGGATTACTTGTTCAGAAACGAGTTCTTCTTTCCGTATCTTCTTTCTGTCCTTATTCTTCTCGTCGTCGGTTTTCTGGGATGGTACCTGCTGAGGGATTTATTTGCCGGTATTGTTTTCAGAGTGAAGTATTCGCTGAAAAAAGGTACGCATATCCGGGCGGGAGAGATCTCAGGCATCATCCAATCCCAGCATCTCACCTGCCTGAAGATCATAACAGACGATGGTCAGATGCTCCGGGTTCCCTATTCGAGAATTAACCACGAAATGATCATCGAACGGGTTCAGCCTGGTGTGCTCAAAGGTACTGTTGTTCATCTTCTCGTCGACTCTTCGCTGAGCAAATACCAGGTCGAAACCCTGATCCACGACACCATTTTGAATTTACCCTGGAGTAGCCTGAAAGAAGAGCCTGCCATCCGGTTCCTTCAGGAAAACGAAAAGGAACATAGGGTTGTGGTGACTTTTTATACGTTAAGTGCGAAGCATGCCAGGCTCATTGAGGCGGCCCTGGTAGAGATCCCTTCTGTCAGGATGAAGGCTGGATAA